From the genome of Scleropages formosus chromosome 22, fSclFor1.1, whole genome shotgun sequence:
TCCAGGGAAGTCCAGCGCGAACAGGCCAGGGAGATGCCGTGAACTTGTCCGTGATTGcgttgttgactttgtctctaaaaaataaagaaaatcatcagcagtgagagaaggaggagggggtggcggaggtagggatgagaaggtggcgaagagtctctgtgtttttctttagctgcagactgtatttttttgtggaagaaagCTGTTtcagctgaggagacagcagagtgaaaagtagctaataGTTGCTTGCAGACATCCAGGTCcgtgcgagtcttggatttatgCCGTTGTCTCTCTccagcctggagtttggtcctgttggtATGTAACGTATCAATCAGCAATGGGGCGGTACTGGAGTGTGCCGTCTGGAAGACGGTGGAGAGAGaaagtcaagagaggaagatagggcagagagggaAATGTTAgcggcatcgtctgttgattgATCCGAGAACCGTGcggcagaagggagagcggacagcgaagcagaggcaaggcagggAGGCGAGAGGGATTTAAATCTAcggcggaaggtgacaatgggtgcagaaggaGAGcgattagtggtgaggcagggttggaaggagatgaagaagtgatcagataCATGTGgtggagtaacagagaggacgggacagccacagttactgGAGAAGAGAAGGTCCAGACGATTGCCAGCTtcgtgagtagcaggggactgggacagcGACAGGTCGAAGGACTGAGGGAGTGGCCAAAGACCGGCTGCATGAATGTCCCAGACATGCAGGACGAAGTCACCCAAGAGAATAAAGTAATCTCATCATCCTCCCACATTCATAGTGTGTGTTAATAGTCAGTTGAGATTGTCCTAGGATTTGGGCTTGAATAACTTACACAAAATACTATAATCTCAGCATTCTGTTATTATAGCCATATTCACCAGATGATATATGGTCCCCATAGacactgaaatgtttgcagCTCCATGTATACAATTCTGTCATTTTGTCATATGTAGTATTTTGTCAATACATTTTGAATTCAGCTGACGTGAATGGAGATATTTGCAGGCCTATAAAGAAATGGACAATATCTACTATaacaatgtatattttattatgataGTAGTGATATCAGTTATTACTAAAATGTCTATTGATGAAGTATAAGATACAAAATTCTGTGGTTAAATCTGTCAGACTTGTTgagaatttatatatatatatatagacacagcgtatatatatatagaaccTACAATGAAACTTTAGAAAGATCTTAACTTCCTGGGAATTTATATACATGAGAAGTCATCATGGGCAAAACATATTGATATTAAGGCAAAAAAGGTTTCAGAAGTGAtggctttgaataaaaaaagaacaaaaaaaaaaaaaaaaaaccttttccaaGAAATACTTTATTACAGATTTACAGAGAAATGATGCTGCTGCGTTTCACTTATGCAGTGACAGCTTGGGGAATTTCCTCACACACTTTACTGAAAAAGACTCAATTCTCCCTGTGAACAATGTAGCTCCAGTCCTGAGAAACATTGTATGTTGACCTTcaataatataaacaaacatattgttCTTGCTGACTCGATAGATGTAAATACTGTATCCATCATTTCATACAAGTAAACttaggaaaaacacacatgtcccattatgtacagtatatatacatcattatcaaaaattaaaaaagaaaaatgtctgaagaATAAAGTTTAAAGATAATGGAACAAACGTTCAGGAAAACTGCTCCCTTCTTAAACTCAGAGCAGTCATGCAAAATAGTTTTGAttgcaatttaattttcaacCTTACGTTGCGTGTTTCCAGCGTTTAggtgtaaatacacacaaagtTTGTGTCCCGTCCTTCGTTCCAGGCGAGCTGTTAGTTTATTCAGCTAGAGTGGGCCTATAGCTCTATTATCATGTACTGAAGAAATAAACTGAACCATTTCTCTCAAATTGTACTAGTACTTCCTTGTTTTTCTGCCTCGTTACAGTATTGCCCTTTACTGTACAATCTGAGCAGTTGAGTTGTGTTACTATCATTgtaatgggtggcacagcgggtgctctggtttcctcccacactccaaagacctcgtgagtgtgagtgacagtgtgtgtgtgtgctctccactgacgtatggatgagtgagccactAAGTcagtgtgcgggctgataacactacatactagTATCCATgccatggtaagttgctttggagaaaagtgtctgatgagcGAATAACTACTATAAATGTAACAATCAATCTGCGTCCCTCACTGTCCGGCTCTGTTAAGTAAGTTTGCGCGACAAGCAAGGCGCCCCCGCCCGGTGCGACACCAGCCCGGCCTCCGCTCCGACGAGTGATCCAGTGATTAGGGTTGAAAACGCCCCTTCCTGAACTTACTTAACTGAGCTTAGGTGAGCTCACTcagctatttacattttatttacgaAAATTAATTATGTTGCGTGCTCATGATGATGCAGATTTAAATTAAAGGAGAACTGCTGCAGCCAGACGCTCGCTCGCTGCGCGAGTTCGTCACATATAAATAATAAGTTAAACAACAAAACCGTACGTCTCGACttagttcttcttcttcttgtgtttAATTACCCAACAACATAAAATGTACCCCCGCAACTGAGGCTTTTTGTGTTTGATGCCAGAAGGTGAAGCGCTCACTCGACTcgtgaaatgaacaaaaaacgacgtcgtcgtcgtcgttTCTGAGTTTCTCCACAGCGTTGCGTGCCGCCGCACGAGCACATTTTTCCAATATGGCGGCCTAGCGGAGTCGAGCGACGTCTCGCCGCAGCCTGTCTATATGTAGAGTACACAGTATATGCAGTAtatcggcggcggcggcgcaggCGCACAGCTCGGAACCGGAACCGGAACCTTTCTTGTGCAGTTGCTGCGAAGAAGCCAGGGGGTCCCTTTCGTCGCCGGACTTTCGGGGGAGCCATTTGAGGCTTACGCAGGAAGTACTTCCCGTCCGCAGAGCTGCGTACCGAGCGCTTCCTCGCGAAACTGCGCGGCGGCTCTGTGCGCGCAGCGTCCGACGCGGAGAAAAGCTTCGAGAGCGAGTCCGCCATGTGTGAGCGCGAGGCGGGGGGGCCCCGCAACACTCTGAACTTCAACGTGGGGGTGCTCGGCCACGTGGACAGCGGCAAGACCTCCGTGGCCAAGGCGCTGAGCAGCACCGCGTCCACGGCCGCCTTCGACAAGAACCCGCAGTCCCGCGAGCGCGGCATCACCCTGGACCTGGGCTTCTCGAGCTTCGCCGTGCAGCTGCCGGAGCACCTGCCGCGGCGCGAGCAGTGCGGACATCCGGGCTACGAGACGCTGCAGTTCACCCTCGTCGACTGTCCGGGACACGCGTCGCTCATCCGCACCGTCATCGGAGGTCTGCCGCGTCTGGGCGTGACGTGACGTGATGTGACGTGATGTGATGTGACGTGCGTCTGTCTTTCgtgggtgggagggggagtttgcatcttctgccCGCCCGGCATGTGCGCGGGTTTcacccgggtgctctggtttcctcccacaatccaaagacatgctgttcaggttcccccatagtgtgtgagtgtcagagagagagagagagagagagtgtgtgtgtgtgtgtgtgtgtgtgtgtgtgtgtgtgtgtgtgtgtttcacagatgcatggatgagtgacccattgtaggtagtgtattttgcagtgtaagtcaccacggtgaataaggtgtgtgggccagtaacaccacatagagttcattggaagttgctttggagaaaagcgtcttgaTAAATCAAGTGACGTAAACGTAACTTTAACGGAAAACTTAAACGGCTCCAAGTCACTTGCTgtattggggcagcaggtggcgtagtggtgcCTTCCTGATTAAATGTATAGAAGGTGTTAATATTTATTGGTATGCAACAGGTTTCAGCAGTTTTCTCCATGTGCACAGGTGCTCAGATCATTGACCTGATGCTGCTAGTGGTGGACGTGGTTAAGGGCATGCAGACGCAAACAGCAGAGTGCCTGCTCATCGGAGAACTAACGTGTCCTCGCATGGTCGTAGTCCTAAATAAGATTGACCTCCTGGCCCCAGAGAAGAGGCAGGCTGCCATCGAGAAGATGACGAAGAGGATGCTCAAGACCTTGGAGAGTACCcggtatctatatatatatacacacacacacacacacacttgtctgAGTATGAACAGCTGGTACTCtagtaattagagctgctgcctttggaccaaaaggtcgtaggttcgattcccacctccagctgtagtacccttgagcaaagtgcttacatttacatatttagcagatgttttctccaaagcgtcttacAGTGGATGctatgtagggttatcagcccgcacgccttgttcaccgtggtgacttacactgctagatacactacttacgctggttcacttatccatacatcagtggaacacacagactctctctgtcactcacaaactatgggggaacctgaacagcatgtctttggactgaggaaagaaaccagagcacccggggaaaacccacgcagacacggggagaacatgaaaactccacacagactgaggggggatcgaacccacgttccctcgtaccacccaggtgctgtgagacagcaacgctacccgctgtgccaccgtgccgccctgtacttacccaaaattgtcCTTGtgaaattattcagctgtatatatgggtaaatcatggtaagtcgctttggtgaaaagtgtcagctaaatgaataaatgtacatgtatgtgtcTATACATGTATAAACGTGGTTTTTGTACTACAACTAGTATTGTTGGGCTTAGCAGGTAGCGTAGGGGTCATAGCgctgccttgtactcaaagggcccaggtttgaaccccaactcctactgtagcacccttgcacttacaatgatttactgttTCACACAGCTAGTtcatttttgctggaacaattcagagtaaatactttgctcgAGGTACTACGGTAGAACTTAAGACATTCACTTTCCATTCAGCTGGCCCCTTTCACCAAAGGCACTgacaaggtactaaccctgaattgttccTCTCCAGATTGGTctgctgtgtaaacgggtaCAATGTTACAAGTTACTGTAGTAGCAAAACACTGTCTGTTGTACTGGAAACTAAATAAGTGTGACTGTAATGTAATTTATCGTTATGTTTGCTTTATGACTATTTTTGTGTAGATTTAAGGATTGCCCAGTGATTGCAGTTGCTGCGAAGCCAGGGGGTCCTGATGCCCCAGGCACTGAACAGCCACAGGGGGTTTCAAAGCTTATTGAGGTAATAAGGTGCTTCTGGCTGAGCTGTCAATAGACTTtggtaaaaatgtatacataagTGTAGGGATGACATTGTGTTACACTGTTTCATTGTCTCCGGTGACTCTGGCCTACCCCCCTCCACAGTTGCTGAAACGCCAGGCGTACCTCCCGCGCAGAGACCCCTCAGGGCCCCTGCTGATGGCCATCGACCACTGTTTCTCCATCCGTGGCCAGGGCACTGTCATGACGGGCACGGTGCTGCAGGGGTCGCTGTCGCTCAATGACTCGGTGGAGATCCCAGCCCTGAAGGTGCCGATATCGCCCGGGGAACGCTCTTGGTGTATATTTCTGCAGGTTCTTGGCAGGGATCCTCTGAAGGGAGTCCAGAGGAGTGTGAGCTAGGAAAGAGAGCTTGTTAGAAATACGAGACGAGGTtggtggacctggagaaggctcCGTTCGCTCAGCGCACCCAGGGTTAAGTGACCCGCTCGCGATAATATCAGCGAAGGCTCGTCGTGAATGACAGCCAAACATCCGCAAACAGATCAGTCACCTTTGAATCAAAGAGAATTAAGTTGAAGAGGCAGGGAACAGCCGTGTTCCCGTTGTGTTTCGGAAGTTCCGGAGTTGAGCACATTGAATGTTTATTTGCCATTAGATGGCAACGAGGcttttaaaagtatttcaaagcgcttattttacattgattcatttcactgacacttctctgcaaagcaacttacagtgttaacgtTACACTTATTACAAGCTTACGGTTATTTACCCCttaatacagcaggataattttttttactggagcaatttagggtttaATTTCtcattgctcaagggttctacagccagagcaggggatcaaacctgcgaccttttggaTTCAAAAGCAGTAGCTGTAATCGGtacgctgccagctgtcctCATATGTGGTTTTACGACATGTGCTTAGACTTAAACCAACAAAGGGGCAAATGCATGTCTGTCAGAGTACTTTGCGGTACCTCAAACTATATTCAGTTACAGGAGTGTGAAGTGCAAGGACCGATATACTGCGTTGTGAACTTTAGGGTCCCAAGTCTGGTAACCGTTCACTCTGCTGCATAGTGCCGTATTAATGGAGCATATTTTCCAACTTTCAGTGCCTGTATCGCCAGTCTGTGGGGATGTACACAGCCTCGCGTTTTCTGTCCCCAGGTCACCCGGAAGGTGAAGTCCATACAGATGTTTCGTCAGCCGGTGGGTGGAGCGATGCAAGGCGACCGAATAGGAGTGTGCGTGACTCAGTTTGACCCCAAGCTGCTGGAGAGGGGGCTGGTGTGCACCCCGGGGTCTCTGCGTACTCTCCACGCCGGCCTTATGTCCGTTCGCAAGATCAGCTACTTCCGGGGTGCGCTGACCACACGCAGCAAGTTCCACATCTCTGTAGGCCACGAGACGGTCATGGCCAAGGTGACCTTCTTCGGTCTGCCGCCTTCTACCTCCTCGTCCTCTCCGGACAATTGCAAAGCGCTGTCGCGCCCCGGCGACCCGCAGACCACTTCGTTTCCCCCAGATTCCACCCCCCCGGAGACATCTTTCAGTTTTGATACGGAGTACTTTTTCCAGGAAGAGTATGCGGTCGGTCAGGGAGGGCCAGCGAAGGCAGCGGAGCCACAGCAGTGGGCCTTGCTGGAGTTCGAGAAGCCGGTGACGTGCCCCCCCCTCTGCTTGGTCATTGGTTCCAAGCTGGACACGGACATCCACTCCAATACCTGCCGACTGGCTTTCCAGGGGCGCCTGCTGGAAGGCTTTGAGGACAAGGGCTACGCAGAGAGTGCCCTGCCACGTCTCAAACTGTACAAGAGCAAGCAGCGGGAGGGACAGGTGGAAAGGGTGAGTGTTCGAGTGCGCCTCGGAGCCCAGCCGGCTCCACTTCTCATGGAGATTTTGCCCACTGCGCTCGCTCAAGTCTTGCGCCACGAGACCACACTGGGGCTCGGTGTCTCTCTTCTGCAGTGTCCTCCTCAGATTGTGTAGCAGCTGGACATAGTACATGAATACGCTGTGGGTAGAAACGCTGTACCGTCCGTCGGAGTCAGCGTTTCAAAGCCGAGTTCACGTCATACCTGATAAAATGTGCGTTGCTTCTCATTCAAGTGAAAGGTCAAAAGTAGGAGAATCGATAATAGTTTGTCTTTACTCGTTGGCTGGTGAGACCCAGGAACGTTCCTGAACGCCTAGTCGGcatcatttacatacattaacGCCCAAGACAAGTTGTGTGTAGGAGCACAAATAGGGTCTTTCTGAGACCCGGCCATTTATTTTGGTCCATTCTGGAGGACAGATATTTTTCAGCGTATCTCACAGACTGCACACGCTATAGTCTCGAGTCCCAGTTCATCCTGGAGAGGGCATTCGTTCATCTTACGTGGTACCGGCATCGTGGTGCTGCCGATTGGACCGCTTCATAGATGTGTCTCCGAAATGAAGGCTGCTGTGGTTAGACGAGCGAACCGCGTGCTGAAGGTCAGCAGAATTTTTCCTCGTAAAAGCTGACCAGCTTCGCCTTGCTAATGACACCGTTGATGTATAATTTTTGGAAATGGAGACCATCGTTCCTGAGGAGCTCAACTCTCTCTAGACTTTCCTGCCTTGCATCTGTCAGGAGGGGAATTATGTTGTATTGAGGTGGCAAAATATCCGTCTCTGTGAACGGATGGAATCTTGAAGCTGTGTTTGGTAGGTgacgcgcgcgcgtgcgtgcgtggggCAGGTGAGGAGAGGTGCCCCGCATGTGGCTCCCCAGCCTGTCCCTGAACCCGTGCCGCACCATCGCCTGAACACACCGCATAGTTACTTAAGGCTCCGCTTCCTCTTCAATGTGCTTTCGCCCCTGTGCCTTTCTGATTACCGTATATATGTGTACGGTGtgacagtttatttaaaattaatatgaatgGTTTTTTGTTTGGAGAGAAGAGAACCCTTTCAGTGTACAGTAAggcatttcactttattttcctAAAATTCTTGTCACTAAATGTTCCTTGGAATAACCAAGGAGAAAAGGCAACTGTCCtctttttgtaatgtttacagATCACATATCTACTCATATGTGTTCACAGTTTTGACAGAGTATTATTGTTAGAACCCACTGCCTTTTTTATTGAGAATATCCACCTTACAAAAGGGAGTTTTGTTAGGTTTCActtttcagtatattttcagaaatatttaagttggacaaaaaaagaaaaaaaaaccatcataGGTATACATAATTTGTAGATGTCATGCGGAATTTCTGTTTCCGGAGTCTAGTTTGTTAGTAGTAATGGCTTGCGGAAATGTACGGGAAGGAATTTGCTCATAACGGTGAtaaaatgcagcaaagcaaaaagcagaattgtgtgttttttttttttttttattttttatttttattttatgctttaattcacataaaaaaaaaacatggctttTCCCACTtcactgtatacattttttgcCGCCCTCTGTCACCACTAGTGAAATCTTGATTTATTTGTACGGctgatttaaaaattttctttatttttttaaattgttctccAAAGATGAGTCGCCGAAGTACCAACGAACTGTGTCATGTGAGCAGGAGACGCCAAGCTATGTGCAGTGTGTCTGTCGGAGATAATTCCTCTGGCCTTATGACATGTTGATATACTTCCTCAGTGCGCGTCCTTTGCTTGAGCCGGAGCGGTCGGCGCTGGTCTTTGCGTCGCTCTCTCGGTCAGCACGGAGGCGCTTGAGATGTTGCCCTCTTTGGAATCGGACGTGAGATTTTTTTACGTCTGTATCGTCTTTAAGATTGTACGCGTCTGCCTTGCCGAACATTTGTTTTTCGGTGCGCGATGAGCATGCGGGGACTGCTGTCTGCCATTTCCCAGAGCGAGACTAGAGCGAGCGATGGGATGGGACGGAATGAAAGGGTTcggggaggagggaggaatgGAGACTGAGCGGTGCCGCGTGTCTACTGTAACGGAGAATTCCAGATGTGGCGATAAGgagaaacaagcaaacaaaaaaacacgAGAATAGAAAGAGCGAAAGTAAGAGGGGGAGAGGGCAGACAGCTCGACGACACAAGTGTGGGGGTAGCTGACGGCAGGGTTTGGGTTATTGTCCACTGGGACCGGCTCGGTTTCAATCCCCGCTTCGATCACTTCGTTCATCAGTACCTTGTAGCTGGGCGCTGTCGGCCGTTGACGCGTCCGCACAGTTTACCGCAGCAATCAGGGTTAAGTACATCGGTCACGGCTAGAAGAGCAGCGCTGCTTTTGGGACTTGACCCTTTGAGTCACGTGATTAGTAAATGTGGCCGTTCGGCTGGGTTTTGTGCCGCTGCGCCCGGGTGAATCGGGCCGTTTCTCGGAAAGACTTTGTAACGGTGGAACGTGGCGGTGGGTGATGCTCACAGATTGCTCTCTTCCGTCTCTCTGGCCAGGTCGCCGACGACTGCACCGTGATCGGCCGCAACTTGTTCAAGAAGGAGACCAACTTGCAGCTCTTCGTTGGACTGAAGGTCACCTTGTCGACAGGGGAGGCAGGGCTTATCGAAGGAGGGTTTGGCCAGAGTGGCAAGTTCAAGATTCGAGTGCCAGGTGGGTGTTGGGACGCGTCTTGTCGTTCATCATGTCATCAGGGCCACCTCTGTTTGTGTCTGCCTGCCCTTCGTGCCAGCACTGGGGGACAGAACGAAAGAGTAGCGGTAGCAGTAGGACACAAAGTGCAATGTACATCTTCAGTGCAGCTTAGCGGGACCTTCAGTGGACCTCGGTGTTCATCTCACCCAGTGTGGAGCTCGCATGGGCTCACTGTGTACTGCCCCTTTTTTCCAGGAGCACAATGTGTTTGGACTTATTGTGTCCCACTCATCAAAATGAGGCGTCTCAGCATCTCAGTGTTGAGCAGGCCTCTCTTACCCATTTCCCCTCTTTGGACTTCTGCCTTTGTCTTGCTCTGTCATGAcccatgttgttgttgttatttttcttctATCTTTCTTTTGCTCTTGGGGctgttctgttctgctgcttttttttcttttttttctttgggtgTGCTGCTCTTGCTGTCACAAGATCCAGATCAGGTGTAGCTGTGAAGGAAAGGGAAGAGCGTGAGGGAAAGGGAGGGCATCTGGAGGAGCTCTCTTTACTTCAGCAAGCCTTTGAAGCTCTCAGCCTGCACATGCTCTTCACACAGACCACCACCCTTCCCTTGCTGTGTCCTTCCCCCCTGCACTCTTCTCCCACCAGCCCTCGGGCCCAGCAGCCTGGCACCAGACAGTTATTCTAGTCCCCAGGCGTCTTTGCTCCTATAGGTCACCAGGAtgggagggagagagcgagaggccCAGCTTTATAAAAAGGTCATCTGTATTTTATCAATAAAGATAACACTTGGAGAGAAAGTGTGTCTGTGGGAAGGGGGGGTCCTCTGGATCGACTGATCGCGTTTCGcctggtttgtgtgtgtgtgtgtgtgtgtgtgtgtgtgtgtgtaagagagaggaCATTTTGGCGAGACACAGCCGCCATCATGGGTGTAACAGAAGTGTGACACATGAGTGTCCCCCAAGTGTGGCACAGCGCTGGCTACTGGTTGATGGCACCAAAATGACAGGTTTTggcactttttctttctctgcagtTCTTTAAGTTGCGTTTCTTATTATTTAATTCAATAAAAgagtttcaaattaaattttagaTCTTTAAAGGAAGAAAAGCTTATCACTAATTTGTGCCGCTCGGCTCATGTGAGCCTCTACAAAGGCACTTTCTCTTGGTGCACGTATCGCCGTTCCTGAACAGGGCGCGAGTGCCGCCGTActttaaaagcatcagctagggCAAAAAATATTGTTCAGAATTAATTagcttcattttatttgtgttttgaagCAGATGAGAGACGACACGGTGCTCTGATTGAATTACATGTTTCTCTCTGTCAGGAGTGACccaagttttttaaaaaaaaaaaaaaaaagaaaaaagtgttttaatgaaaGCGTCGGAGGGTGTGGGACACCGGGGCTGCGCTAAAAGGGAGATGACTTTGGGGGGGGCTCCTTTGCGTCCTTATGTCCTTTGctgtgtgcatttcattaatCACCATTCATGCCGactgatgtttgtttttactgccTTAAGGGATTAGTGCgctgggagggattcaaactcagcAGGTAGCAAATGCGCTTTGTGTACTTGTTCTTTTTGGGGCCtctcttttactgtgtttttaatctGCGTGCCTGCAGGTGAAACTGTGGTCTAGTTCctttctttactttcttttccgTTGGAACATTGATATGTTCCTGCCATAACAAGTGTTGCTGTGCCCTACAGGTTATTGTTGTTTGGGCAGCGCAGGGCAAAGCGGTTGAAGCCCTGGACTCTCCAAAAATGCACGATTAGATAGCAGGCTAAGCGCCGTGGAGTGAGCTGCTTGGAGAGTGTCATCCATGCATGTAACatgtaaaaatggtaaaaatggtAACCTGTTAAAGTGACTGTTGCTCTCTCAGTAAATATTGTCAAgttgtgtctcagtgttgtcaCTTTCGAAACCGTTGGCACGCATTCACCGCTGGAGGTTTAACTAGAAGAAACGTCTCTCCCCACTAACTGCAGCCTCGGTCTGGTAGCCCTGACAGTCGACACGTGACCGAGAGCCGGCGCCGTTTGCTCCGGGCCACTGACGCAGGCTGCGGGGCCCCAGCGGGGTGGCTCTGCGGTCGAGGAACATAGCTGGCTTTCACATGCGTGGAGCCGTAGAAAAACAAACGGGCAGGAAGCCACCGGCGCACTGGGCCGTGTGGCATGTGATGTGGCGAGCGAGGCTGGGCGGCATCTCGTGTCTCCTGCCATATCTCCCTGCTTCATCGGAGGGGGGGAGGCGTGGACAGAATTGGCCTTATTGTGACGAGTCATGAGACAATGGCAAATGTGGTGTCGAGCCTGCATCGACTCCAACCTGGAATCTCTTCTGGGCCAGCGTGACCCAGAGGCAGTGTTGCGGAGGGAATATAAGGGCACTTGGGTTCATAACTTAGTGTGTCCGTTGAAGGGAGTCTCAGTTCTGCTTCCTCTCTGCAGAGGGCCTGAATGCAGAGACCAAGCAACTCCTGTCCTCGGTCTCCAAGAAGAAGGCCAAAGGCAGCGCCAAGGGGGAGCCTGCCAGGGAGGAGGAGGCCAAGATGCACTCGCAACCGGTCAACATCCACCTGAGCTTCAAGAGATACGTGTTTGACCCCCAAAAGAGGATGATACAGTCGTGACAAATGTAGGCTTGATAAGTCACTAAAACAAGGGAACTTGAGGCGCTGTGGTGTGGAGAGCAGGTAATTTGGAGAGAAGAAATTTGGAAAGAGGAGATGAAACACGGTGTGGGGTGACGGGAGACGTGAGAGGAGAGACTTcccatttgaaaaatttcaggaACGTCTCTTCAGCAAACCATATCCTGGCTAGTTTGAGATGAATGCGCTGTGTTTAAACTGCTCTCATGTACACTCATATggcatattgtgtgtgtttagacaAAACAATTGTCTATCGGCTCCATAATTTTTGGacttttaattttatcttttaatttGGCCTATggcttatctttttttttttt
Proteins encoded in this window:
- the eefsec gene encoding selenocysteine-specific elongation factor isoform X2, which gives rise to MCEREAGGPRNTLNFNVGVLGHVDSGKTSVAKALSSTASTAAFDKNPQSRERGITLDLGFSSFAVQLPEHLPRREQCGHPGYETLQFTLVDCPGHASLIRTVIGGAQIIDLMLLVVDVVKGMQTQTAECLLIGELTCPRMVVVLNKIDLLAPEKRQAAIEKMTKRMLKTLESTRFKDCPVIAVAAKPGGPDAPGTEQPQGVSKLIELLKRQAYLPRRDPSGPLLMAIDHCFSIRGQGTVMTGTVLQGSLSLNDSVEIPALKVTRKVKSIQMFRQPVGGAMQGDRIGVCVTQFDPKLLERGLVCTPGSLRTLHAGLMSVRKISYFRGALTTRSKFHISVGHETVMAKEEYAVGQGGPAKAAEPQQWALLEFEKPVTCPPLCLVIGSKLDTDIHSNTCRLAFQGRLLEGFEDKGYAESALPRLKLYKSKQREGQVERVADDCTVIGRNLFKKETNLQLFVGLKVTLSTGEAGLIEGGFGQSGKFKIRVPEGLNAETKQLLSSVSKKKAKGSAKGEPAREEEAKMHSQPVNIHLSFKRYVFDPQKRMIQS
- the eefsec gene encoding selenocysteine-specific elongation factor isoform X1 yields the protein MCEREAGGPRNTLNFNVGVLGHVDSGKTSVAKALSSTASTAAFDKNPQSRERGITLDLGFSSFAVQLPEHLPRREQCGHPGYETLQFTLVDCPGHASLIRTVIGGAQIIDLMLLVVDVVKGMQTQTAECLLIGELTCPRMVVVLNKIDLLAPEKRQAAIEKMTKRMLKTLESTRFKDCPVIAVAAKPGGPDAPGTEQPQGVSKLIELLKRQAYLPRRDPSGPLLMAIDHCFSIRGQGTVMTGTVLQGSLSLNDSVEIPALKVTRKVKSIQMFRQPVGGAMQGDRIGVCVTQFDPKLLERGLVCTPGSLRTLHAGLMSVRKISYFRGALTTRSKFHISVGHETVMAKVTFFGLPPSTSSSSPDNCKALSRPGDPQTTSFPPDSTPPETSFSFDTEYFFQEEYAVGQGGPAKAAEPQQWALLEFEKPVTCPPLCLVIGSKLDTDIHSNTCRLAFQGRLLEGFEDKGYAESALPRLKLYKSKQREGQVERVADDCTVIGRNLFKKETNLQLFVGLKVTLSTGEAGLIEGGFGQSGKFKIRVPEGLNAETKQLLSSVSKKKAKGSAKGEPAREEEAKMHSQPVNIHLSFKRYVFDPQKRMIQS